One Synechocystis sp. LKSZ1 genomic window, TTAAAATTGGTACCTCTAGTCTGACCCAAACGGCCAATGGTCAACTAGCCCTTTCCACCATCGCGGCCCTGGTCGAAACCCTCTGTCAATTGCGGCAAGCGGGCCATCATCCTGTTCTGGTGTCCTCTGGAGCAGTGGGGGTCGGTTGTGGTCGTCTGGGTATTAGCGAGCGTCCTAAACAGATGGCCATGAAACAGGCCATTGCTGCCGTGGGCCAGGGCCGATTGATGCGTATTTATGACGATTTATTTAGTAGTTTGGGCCAACCCATGGCCCAGATTCTGCTGACAAGACGGGAATTAATTGACCGCAGTTGTTACGTCAATGCCTACAACACTTTTCAGGCCCTGTTTGAACTGGGGGTGATTCCCATTGTTAATGAGAATGATACGGTGGCCATTGATGAACTTAAATTTGGCGATAATGACACCCTGTCGGCCCTGGTGGCCAGTTTAGTCGAAGCGGATTGGCTGTTTATTCTGACTGATGTGGATCGGCTCTATTCTGCAGACCCCCGCCTCGATCCCACGGCTCGGCCCATTCCCTTGGTCAGTGCCGGCGAATTATCCCAACTCCAGGTATCGGCCCATAGCACCGGCTCGGCCTGGGGAACGGGAGGGATGCAGACCAAACTGACTGCCGCCCGCATTGCCAGTGAATCCGGTGTCCGTACTGCCATTACCTACGGCCGTAATCCCCAAAATATCCTCAACATTTTGGCGGGAGAACCCCTAGGAACCCAATTTGAGGCCCAGCCCCGCCCGGAAAATGCTCGGAAACGCTGGATTGCCTTTGGCCTAGTACCGGGAGGGAAAGTCTTCATCGATGCGGGGGCCGTCCAGGCCCTGTGTCAGGGGGGGAAATCCCTCTTGGCGGCGGGGGTGGTACGAGTGGACGGCGACTTCCAGGCTGATGATGCAGTACAGATCTGCGACCTCCAGGGCCTGGAAATTGGCCGAGGCCTAAGCAATTATGCGAGTTCAGAACTCAGTCGTATTCAAGGTCGTCGTTCCGAGGAGATTGCCGTGATTTTGGGCTACCAAGGGCCAGAGACGGTGATCCATCGAGATAACCTCGTGCTTCAGAAATAAGGCCAGGTCGATTTACCGACAGAGACACTGTCAGTGGCTAGATGCATAAGCATTGATGGCATTGAGCGCATTGGTCAATCTTAAAGAAGGTACTGTTCCAGTTGATCGTAAGTTGGAATATCAGCCGCAAGGAAGGTTTTTAAGTCTTCCTTTGACGGCTTAGCTAATATTGCTATAGCCAATTCGATTAAGAGTGGGACAGTTGGTTATGAAATTCCGTTACAATGACTGCTGGACTCCTTTCGGAAAAAACTGATTATGGCTCACAGCCTTGATTCGCGACAAAAGGTCATTAACTTTATCGAAGCTGGTGGTAGTGTAACAAAAGCGGCGCAAATATTCAAGGTCGGCAGATCTAGCATTTATCGATGGCTTGATAGGGAAGACCTTGCTCCCACCAAGGTAGAGCATCGTAAGAAAAAAGTAGACATTAAAGAACTCGAAGAAGATGTAAAGAAAAATCCCGACATCCCCTTGAAGGAACGAGCCCAGAAATTCGGTGTTACTTCAAGTTCTCTGTGCTACAGATTTAAGAAGATGAAAATCACGCAAAAAAAAACAACTTCGCTATCAAGAAAGAAATCACGGTGAAAGAGCAAAATACTATAGAGAGCTAAGAGAGTTGGTGAAGATTTACGGTATTGCAAGCCTGGTGTTTATAGATGAAGCGGGGTTTGAGGAGTTTGTATCATCGATATATGGATGGTCAAAAAGAGGGAAAAGAATCTATGGAGAAAAGCAGGGTAGAAGAGGAAAGAAAGAAAATTTAGTGGCAGGAAGAAGAAAAGGAGTAAAAGACTTTATAGCGCCAATGTTATTTATGGGGAGTCTAAATGCAGAAGGGTTTGAGGGATGGTTAAAATATCATTTGTTACCAGATTTAAAAGGGCTATCAGTCTTAATAATGGATAATGCACCAATTCACCGAAAGAATACAATAAGACAGTTAGTAGAGGAAGCCGGGCACAAGGTATTATTTCTGCCGACATACTCACCTGATTTAAATGACATTGAACATGACTTTGGGGCGTTGAAGAGAGCAAGAATCAATGCCAATGGAGAGAAAAGTATTGACGAAATCATCCGTGAATATTGTGCCAGTTAGTGTCCCATTCTTATTTGAATTGGCTATAAACGATTACACTGAATAGCAACACAGAGATCAAAAATATTTTTTACAAATCTACCATTTCCAAGCTCTCCAATTTGAAATTCAAATCTTTGTATTAAATCTTGTATTTTTTCTAGAGTGTTATCCACTAATAAATATCCCTCTTCCATCAGATTAGGAAAGCCGACTTGAGTAAGAACCTCGAAAACCCCTGAGTGCAAGCCTTTCAGATACAATTTTGAATCAATAATCAGATTGGTCTCTGTTGGTTTACACAATACCCCAAACGCTTATCCAGCAAGCTTTTTAGTAGACTGAGTCCTCCGAAAGTGACGAAAGAGGGGTATTTGGTAGCTTCTGTTCCTTCACTGAAAGGTTGTCATACTCAGGCCAAAAGCCTAGATCAACTCATGGAAAGAATTCAGGAAGCGATTGAACTTTGTTTAGAGGTCGAACAAGAGCCCAATCCCCCTCTTGAGTTTGTTGGCGTTCAAAGAGTTGCCATCCGTCGATGAGTAACCTTTCAGCCTTTACGGGACAAAAATAGTTAAAACCTTGCAGAAAGCTGGTTTTGCAGTGATCCGCGTGAAGGGAAGCCACCATTTTCTGATTCATCCCGATGGACGCAGGACTGTTCTGTCCATGCCCAAGAAACGATAGGAAAAGGTCTATTCTTTCAAATCCTAAGAGACTGTGAGTTGACCATAGATGAATTTTTAAAGTTTATGTAAAAGTTGAGAGTTTCGAGGCAGTAAAGTCCGTCCCGGAAGACCGTTTTATAGAACAAAAGAATGTCAAACAAACCAGGGTGCATTCCCCTTCAGCTTAGCCCTCTTCCATCAGATTAGGAAAGCCGACTTGAGTAAGAACCTCGAAAACCCCTGAGTGCAAGCCTTTCAGATATAATTTTGAATCAATAATCAGATTGGTCTCTGTTGGTTTACACAATACCCCAAACGCTTATCCAGCAAGCTTTTTAGTAGACTGAGTCCTCCGAAAGTGACGAAAGAGGGTTAGTCAGGAATTTTTGAGGGACCGCAAACTTCGATCAAAAACTTAATTTTTACAAGAGGCCCCCTCGACTAAGATAGGTTCGACTGATTTGCCTTATTTGAAAAAAATTGCCATGGACATCAAAGCCGCCGTTGCCTGGGAAGCCGGTAAACCCCTCAGTATCGAAACGATTCAGCTAGAAGGGCCTCAAACGGGAGAAGTCCTGGTGGAGATCAAGGCCACTGGTGTTTGTCATACCGATGCCTATACCCTGTCGGGCAAAGATCCCGAAGGTCTATTTCCTGCCATCTTGGGCCACGAAGGGGCGGGCGTAGTGGTGGAAGTCGGCCCTGGCGTTACCAGTCTCAAGCCCGGCGATCACGTCATTCCCCTCTACGTGCCGGAATGTCGCCAGTGCGAGTATTGCCTGAGTTTTAAAACCAATCTTTGCCAAGCTATTCGTCTGACCCAGGGCCGGGGGGTGATGCCCAATGGCACCAGTCGTTTTTCCGTTGAGGGGAAACCGCTCTATCACTACATGGGCACTTCCACCTTTGCCAACTATACGGTGGTGCCGGAAATTGCCCTGGCTAAAATTCGGGAAGATGCTCCCTTCGATAAGGTCTGTTACATCGGTTGTGGTGTCACCACGGGCATTGGTGCGGTGATCAATACGGCAAAAGTCGAGCCAGGCTCACGGGTCGTCGTCTTTGGCCTGGGAGGCATCGGCCTGAATGTGATTCAAGGGGCCAGCATGGTGGGGGCAGACCAGATTGTGGGGGTGGATATTAACCCGGCTAAACAGGCCCTGGCAGAAAAATTTGGCATGACAGATTTTGTCAATCCGAAAGACGTGGAAGGGGATTTGGTGGTCTATTTAGTAGAACTAACCAAGGGCGGGGCAGATTATAGCTTCGAATGTGTGGGCAATGTGCAACTGATGCGTCAGGCCCTGGAATGTTGTCATAAGGGCTGGGGCGTTTCCACCATTGTTGGGGTGGCCGGCGCCGGGGAAGAAATTGCGACTCGGCCCTTTCAATTGGTCACTGGACGAGTCTGGAAGGGAACGGCCTTTGGCGGAGCCAGGGGCCGGACAGATGTGCCCAAAATTGTGGATTGGTACATGGACGGCAAGATTAATATTGATGATCTAATTACCTACA contains:
- the proB gene encoding glutamate 5-kinase yields the protein MAQTLVIKIGTSSLTQTANGQLALSTIAALVETLCQLRQAGHHPVLVSSGAVGVGCGRLGISERPKQMAMKQAIAAVGQGRLMRIYDDLFSSLGQPMAQILLTRRELIDRSCYVNAYNTFQALFELGVIPIVNENDTVAIDELKFGDNDTLSALVASLVEADWLFILTDVDRLYSADPRLDPTARPIPLVSAGELSQLQVSAHSTGSAWGTGGMQTKLTAARIASESGVRTAITYGRNPQNILNILAGEPLGTQFEAQPRPENARKRWIAFGLVPGGKVFIDAGAVQALCQGGKSLLAAGVVRVDGDFQADDAVQICDLQGLEIGRGLSNYASSELSRIQGRRSEEIAVILGYQGPETVIHRDNLVLQK
- a CDS encoding type II toxin-antitoxin system HicA family toxin, producing MVKTLQKAGFAVIRVKGSHHFLIHPDGRRTVLSMPKKR
- a CDS encoding S-(hydroxymethyl)glutathione dehydrogenase/class III alcohol dehydrogenase, yielding MDIKAAVAWEAGKPLSIETIQLEGPQTGEVLVEIKATGVCHTDAYTLSGKDPEGLFPAILGHEGAGVVVEVGPGVTSLKPGDHVIPLYVPECRQCEYCLSFKTNLCQAIRLTQGRGVMPNGTSRFSVEGKPLYHYMGTSTFANYTVVPEIALAKIREDAPFDKVCYIGCGVTTGIGAVINTAKVEPGSRVVVFGLGGIGLNVIQGASMVGADQIVGVDINPAKQALAEKFGMTDFVNPKDVEGDLVVYLVELTKGGADYSFECVGNVQLMRQALECCHKGWGVSTIVGVAGAGEEIATRPFQLVTGRVWKGTAFGGARGRTDVPKIVDWYMDGKINIDDLITYTLPLSEINQAFDLMHQGKSIRTVITFD